The Streptobacillus felis region ATAATTAACTTTAATACAGTTAATAAAAATACAAAAGAAATGATAGAAAAATATGATATAAGACCAGTTGATGGAACTGTAATATATGGTGGTTTATCTGGGGGTAATCAACAAAAAGTTGTTATCGCTAGAGAATTAGAAAAAGAAAATAAATTTATAATAGCTTCACAACCTACACGTGGAGTTGATATAGGTGCTATAGAAATGATACATAATACTATATTACACGAAAGAACAAAAGGTAAAGCTATACTGGTTGTATCAGCAGAGCTTACAGAAATAATGACTTTAAGTGATAGAATAGCTGTTATGTATTCTGGAAAAGTAGTTGGATTATTAAATAGAGAAGATGCAACTATGGAAAAATTAGGAATACTAATGGCAGGAGGTAAATTAGATGAATAAATTTAAGAAAACTTTATACAATATTTTACCATCATTATTAGCTGTATTTATAGCACTACTTGCTGGAGCTATAATAATGATGACAAGAGGAGTTAATCCTTTAGAAGCATATTTTGCTATGTTTAAAAGTGCACTTTATCAATCATCACCAAAATTTCCGTTTAACGGACTTGCAAAAACATTAGTATTTGCAACACCATTAATGTTTTCAGCTATAGCGGTTATGATTGCATTCAAAGCAGGATTATTTAATATAGGAGTACAAGGTCAATTAGTAGCTGGTGGTTTAGGAGCAGTACTTGCAGGAACTTTTGTAACTACATATTTAGATAGTTTTGGTATTTTAAATATTCTAATTTGTTTATTTGTAGCGGCTTTATTTGGATTCTTATGGGCATCACTTGCTGGTTTTTTAAAATCTAAATATAATATACATGAAGTAATTAGTACTATTATGTTAAATTATATTATGACTAACTTACAAAGATATTTAATAAACCCAGTTAACGGGCCTTTAAAAGATCCTACAACTAATAATAATATTACAGAAAAAGTATTTGAAGCTTCAAGATTACCATTATTCTTTTATGATCAAACAAAACAAAATTTAAATTTAGGATTTATAATAATAATTGTAATTATAATACTTTCATATTTCTTTTTTGAAAAAACAAGATTAGGATATGAAATTAAAGCAGTTGGATTTAATCCTACTTCATCTGAAAATGCAGGTATTAACCCTAAATTAGTTGCATTTATTGCAATGGGACTTGCTGGAGCTATTGCTGGTCTTGGAGGAGCAGAAAGAGTTCTAGGAGGAGCTGCTGAATATAGATATACAGACTTTATTATGGGAGATTATGGATTTACAGGTCTTGCCATTGCGTTGTTAGGTAAAAATAATCCTATAGGTATATTCTTTGCAGCTATTTTCTATGCTTCACTTGAAATTGGAGGTCAAACTCTACAAAGACAATTTAATATTGATAAAGAAATAGTATTTATAATCCAAGCATTAATAATTATATTAGTTGCTGCAGAAAACTTATTTAAATATATATTAAATAAGAGAAAGGGGAAATAAATGGAAGCACTAAAAATAATATTAATACAAACTATTACTGTTGCACCTCCGGTTTTAATTACAGCCGTTGGGGCTTGTTTATCTGAATTATCAGGAGTTACTAATATAGGATTAGAAGGAATGATGTTAACTGGAGCTTTTACAGCAGCAGTTGTTAACTACTTTACAGGTAATCCATATTTAGCTATAGTATGTGGTATGGTAGTTGGTGCTTTGATGTCACTAATTCATGCCGTTATAAGTATACATTTAAAAGGTGAGCAAATAATTAGTGGGGTTGCTATTAACTTATTTGCAGTTGCTGTTACTTCATATTTGATTAAAGTGATATTCAAAGCTTCAGGATCTACACCTGCAGCATCTAATCACCCAAATAATTTATTAGTAATATTTTTAATATATTTATTAGCAATACTTTCATATTTCTTAGTTTATAAAACAGTTTTTGGTTTAAGATTAAGAGCTGTAGGAGAACATCCATTGGCGGCTGATACAGTAGGTATTAGTGTATATAAATATAGATATATAGGAGTTATTTTATCAGGAGTATATGCGGGTCTTGGAGGAGCATATATGACTACTGTAATACTTTCAAGTTTTACTAATAATATGTCAGCAGGACGTGGATTTATGGCCCTTGCAGCAATGATATTTGGAAGATGGAATCCTTTAGGAGCAATACTTGCTAGTTTATTATTTGCTTTTGGACAAGCAATATCAGATTATACTAAAGCAAGTGGAGGTAGTGTTCCACAAGAATTCTTAGCAATGATCCCTTATTTATTAACATTAGTTGCATTAGTAATGTTTGGTCGTAAATCAAGACCTCCTAAAGCAAGTGGAAAACCTTACGAAAAATAATATATGTTTTTGTACCTATAATTTTTGTTATAGGTACTTTTTTTAATTTACAAATTTAAATAAAAGTATTGATTTTTAGTAAAAAAAATAGTATAATTAGTTGCAACAAATATTTAGGAGGAATTTTAAATGAAAAAATTATTTGGAATTTTTACAATTTTATTAACTTTCGTTTTTGTTCTATCATGTGGAGCAAAAACTGAAGAAGCACCAGCTGCTGAAGCAACAGGTAAAAAAGTTGCTATAGTTTATTCAACAGGTGGTAAAGGAGATAAATCATTCAATGATTCAGCTTTTAGAGGAATGGAAAAAGCTAAAGCAGAATTAGGTGTAGAATTCTCAGAATACGAACCTAAAGATCCATCAGTAGAAGCTAAAAACCAATTAACTGAATATGCTCAATCAGGAGAA contains the following coding sequences:
- a CDS encoding ABC transporter permease gives rise to the protein MNKFKKTLYNILPSLLAVFIALLAGAIIMMTRGVNPLEAYFAMFKSALYQSSPKFPFNGLAKTLVFATPLMFSAIAVMIAFKAGLFNIGVQGQLVAGGLGAVLAGTFVTTYLDSFGILNILICLFVAALFGFLWASLAGFLKSKYNIHEVISTIMLNYIMTNLQRYLINPVNGPLKDPTTNNNITEKVFEASRLPLFFYDQTKQNLNLGFIIIIVIIILSYFFFEKTRLGYEIKAVGFNPTSSENAGINPKLVAFIAMGLAGAIAGLGGAERVLGGAAEYRYTDFIMGDYGFTGLAIALLGKNNPIGIFFAAIFYASLEIGGQTLQRQFNIDKEIVFIIQALIIILVAAENLFKYILNKRKGK
- a CDS encoding ABC transporter permease, whose translation is MEALKIILIQTITVAPPVLITAVGACLSELSGVTNIGLEGMMLTGAFTAAVVNYFTGNPYLAIVCGMVVGALMSLIHAVISIHLKGEQIISGVAINLFAVAVTSYLIKVIFKASGSTPAASNHPNNLLVIFLIYLLAILSYFLVYKTVFGLRLRAVGEHPLAADTVGISVYKYRYIGVILSGVYAGLGGAYMTTVILSSFTNNMSAGRGFMALAAMIFGRWNPLGAILASLLFAFGQAISDYTKASGGSVPQEFLAMIPYLLTLVALVMFGRKSRPPKASGKPYEK